The following coding sequences lie in one Sphaerochaeta sp. genomic window:
- the nagA gene encoding N-acetylglucosamine-6-phosphate deacetylase, translated as MGTPTVLTNGTIVTGFAELDNCALYIDENGLIGDIFNMNRLEQKQFPENTLRIDVQNAYIIPGMIDSHIHGIGGYGTEDCSPDSILGMSERLADYGVSAFLPTVYTNLPEDMMKAEQAIVKAMGHEKGAKIMGINLEGPFISPKRINAQNPEGVHAVDTDLFEQLVKAGQGHVVCMTVAPELKNMRELALLARRENIVLLAGHTDATYENMMEGIQCGILHTTHFYNAMSPLHHRNPGCVGTVLIHEEMQCEIICDGVHVHPELVKLLLREKPVSNIVMVTDSLKPTKQKAGPFFANGIRAELSDQGVWVSEKDPTLFLGSALTLQKAVKNVVSWGIPLSNAVQMTSTNPARIYSFHNMGMLIPDYTADVTVLDKAFQLKGLFVNGTLIRDRFD; from the coding sequence ATGGGTACACCTACCGTACTTACCAATGGCACCATCGTCACCGGCTTCGCGGAGCTTGACAACTGCGCGCTCTATATAGATGAAAACGGACTGATCGGAGACATCTTCAACATGAATCGGTTGGAGCAGAAACAGTTCCCGGAGAATACACTCCGTATTGATGTGCAGAATGCCTACATCATCCCGGGGATGATCGACAGCCACATCCATGGCATCGGAGGATACGGGACGGAGGACTGCTCCCCCGACTCGATCCTTGGAATGAGCGAACGGCTTGCCGACTACGGCGTCAGCGCCTTCCTGCCCACCGTCTACACCAACCTGCCGGAGGACATGATGAAGGCCGAACAGGCCATCGTCAAGGCGATGGGCCACGAGAAAGGGGCCAAGATCATGGGCATCAACCTGGAAGGCCCGTTCATCAGCCCCAAGCGGATCAACGCGCAGAACCCCGAAGGAGTCCACGCGGTGGACACCGACCTGTTCGAGCAACTGGTCAAAGCGGGTCAGGGACACGTCGTCTGCATGACGGTAGCCCCAGAACTGAAGAATATGCGTGAACTGGCATTGCTTGCCCGTCGGGAGAACATCGTTCTGCTGGCAGGACACACCGACGCCACCTACGAGAACATGATGGAAGGCATCCAGTGCGGCATCCTGCACACCACCCACTTCTACAACGCCATGAGCCCGTTGCACCACCGCAACCCGGGATGCGTCGGCACCGTCCTGATCCACGAGGAGATGCAGTGCGAGATCATCTGTGACGGCGTGCACGTCCACCCCGAACTGGTCAAGCTGCTGCTTCGGGAGAAGCCGGTCTCCAACATCGTCATGGTCACCGACTCCCTCAAGCCGACCAAACAGAAAGCGGGTCCGTTCTTCGCAAACGGCATCCGCGCGGAGCTTTCCGACCAAGGCGTCTGGGTCAGTGAGAAAGACCCGACATTGTTCCTCGGCTCTGCGTTGACGCTGCAGAAAGCGGTGAAGAACGTGGTCAGCTGGGGGATCCCGCTTTCCAACGCCGTCCAGATGACCTCCACCAATCCGGCGCGCATCTACAGTTTTCACAACATGGGGATGTTGATCCCCGACTACACGGCGGACGTGACCGTCCTGGACAAGGCGTTCCAACTGAAAGGCCTGTTCGTCAACGGGACTCTGATCCGTGATCGATTTGATTGA
- a CDS encoding FprA family A-type flavoprotein yields MKPDVLAKDVYRVSAKVGSRDLFEGIWPIPDGVMLNSYVLKGSEKTVLVDLVKDWDGACDAIEAQMKELSLTVADIDVLVINHMEPDHTGSLASFVRKNPKVEIFCSDKSVPLIKAFYGVTENVHAVKDGETLDIGGKTLKFFLTPNIHWPETMMTLDEEDGILFSCDAFGAYGQYDHCFHDQLGEDEQAQLNHEMERYYANIISSFSPFVIRGITKVVQAAPGIRVVGPSHGVVWRDDHCQVIDTYLRLAKYAAGPREKEITLVWASMYGNTQALVDTIVKAVESEGVKLNIFQVPQTHASFVLEKAWRSEGLIFGMPTYEYKMFPPMYAILDVLDRSHVTGRKIMRFGSFGWSGGAQKQFDEFVTSMKLECCGTVEYQGYPTEADKKKAYDMAKQLAHMIAIG; encoded by the coding sequence TTGAAACCTGATGTATTGGCAAAGGATGTCTATCGGGTATCCGCGAAAGTCGGAAGCAGGGATCTGTTCGAAGGCATCTGGCCGATCCCCGATGGCGTCATGCTGAATTCGTATGTCTTGAAAGGGAGCGAGAAGACCGTGCTGGTGGATCTCGTCAAGGATTGGGATGGCGCCTGTGATGCCATTGAGGCGCAGATGAAGGAGCTTTCCCTGACCGTGGCGGACATTGATGTCCTGGTGATCAACCACATGGAGCCGGACCATACCGGCAGTTTGGCGTCGTTTGTACGCAAGAATCCCAAGGTGGAGATTTTCTGTTCAGACAAGTCCGTTCCGTTGATCAAGGCGTTCTATGGAGTGACGGAGAACGTCCATGCGGTGAAGGATGGAGAGACGCTGGATATCGGAGGGAAGACGCTGAAGTTCTTCCTCACTCCGAACATCCACTGGCCGGAGACGATGATGACGCTGGATGAGGAGGATGGCATCCTGTTCAGTTGCGACGCCTTCGGCGCCTATGGCCAGTATGATCATTGTTTCCATGACCAGCTTGGAGAGGACGAACAGGCTCAGCTCAACCATGAGATGGAGCGGTACTACGCCAACATCATCTCGTCGTTCAGTCCGTTCGTCATCCGTGGCATCACCAAAGTGGTGCAGGCGGCTCCCGGCATCCGTGTGGTCGGCCCCAGCCATGGCGTGGTGTGGCGTGACGACCACTGCCAGGTGATCGACACCTATCTTCGTCTTGCCAAGTATGCGGCCGGTCCCCGGGAGAAGGAGATCACGCTGGTCTGGGCAAGCATGTACGGCAACACCCAGGCGTTGGTGGACACCATCGTCAAGGCGGTGGAGAGCGAAGGGGTGAAGCTGAACATATTCCAGGTGCCCCAGACCCACGCGTCGTTCGTGTTGGAGAAAGCGTGGCGGTCCGAAGGCTTGATCTTCGGCATGCCCACCTACGAATACAAGATGTTCCCGCCGATGTACGCCATCCTTGACGTGCTGGACCGCAGCCATGTCACCGGAAGGAAGATCATGCGCTTCGGTTCGTTCGGCTGGTCCGGCGGCGCCCAGAAGCAGTTCGACGAGTTCGTCACGTCAATGAAACTGGAGTGCTGCGGAACGGTGGAGTATCAAGGATATCCCACCGAAGCGGACAAGAAGAAAGCGTACGATATGGCCAAGCAGTTGGCACATATGATCGCCATCGGCTGA
- a CDS encoding YgiQ family radical SAM protein, whose protein sequence is MQRDLFLPTQESDLARRGWDGVDIALISADAYVDHPSFAVALIGRLLESQGYRVGIIAQPDWRSTTDFLRFGKPRLCAMISGGNIDSMVLHYTANNKIRHDDAYSPGGKAGMRPDRPTIVYTSLAKQAYGKTTPVIIGGLEASLRRMAHYDYWSDLVRKSILLDSKADLLIYGMGELQVVEIARRLAAGEPVSSMHDIRGTVWASSTIPQGPVITLPSYEEVSQRDPHSNTPTEEGKRKYAEAFQMKMLHENPMKPEVIIQACMQRFVVQNPPALPLSTEQFDALYSLPYTFDAHPDYDKAGGIPALSEVQFSLTSNRGCYGACSFCAISSHQGRMIQTRSIPSLVEEAKHMASHPGFKGYIHDVGGPTANFQGRACDKQAIAGPCPAKECLWPNPCPNLKDSHAHYLDVLDAIEAVPGVKKVFIRSGIRYDYLMSVASPEVRARFLSHIVGHNISGQLKIAPEHILPEVLDAMGKPQVEQYEAFCDAYADENHRQGRKQYLIPYFIAAHPGSTLKDAVLLALYLHQHHFVPDQVQEFYPTPGTVSTTMYYTGLDPRPGKRFAPIYVPKGRERTLQRALLQYDRPENRMLVREALRQCGMQDAERILFSHGR, encoded by the coding sequence ATGCAGAGAGACCTGTTTCTTCCTACCCAGGAAAGCGACCTTGCCCGACGAGGTTGGGACGGCGTCGACATCGCGTTGATCAGCGCGGACGCCTACGTTGATCATCCTTCCTTCGCCGTCGCCTTGATCGGCCGGCTTCTGGAAAGCCAAGGGTACCGCGTCGGGATCATCGCCCAGCCTGATTGGCGCAGCACCACCGATTTTCTCCGGTTCGGGAAACCACGGCTCTGCGCGATGATCAGCGGAGGGAACATCGACAGCATGGTGCTCCACTATACGGCCAACAACAAGATCCGGCACGACGACGCCTACAGCCCGGGAGGAAAGGCCGGCATGCGGCCGGACCGTCCCACCATCGTCTACACCTCGCTGGCCAAACAAGCCTACGGCAAAACCACCCCGGTGATCATCGGAGGCCTTGAGGCGTCCCTGAGGCGGATGGCCCACTACGACTACTGGTCCGACCTGGTGAGGAAAAGCATCCTGCTGGACAGCAAGGCGGATCTTCTCATCTACGGCATGGGAGAGTTGCAGGTGGTGGAGATCGCCCGCCGTCTTGCCGCGGGAGAACCGGTTTCATCGATGCATGACATCCGGGGGACGGTCTGGGCAAGCTCAACCATTCCCCAGGGACCCGTCATCACCCTGCCGTCCTATGAGGAAGTCAGCCAGCGGGATCCCCATTCCAACACCCCTACGGAAGAAGGCAAACGGAAGTACGCCGAAGCGTTCCAGATGAAGATGCTCCATGAGAATCCGATGAAGCCTGAGGTGATCATCCAGGCATGCATGCAGCGGTTCGTGGTGCAGAACCCCCCGGCGCTTCCCCTGTCCACCGAACAGTTCGACGCATTGTATTCCCTCCCCTATACGTTTGACGCCCACCCGGACTACGACAAGGCAGGCGGGATCCCCGCCCTCAGTGAAGTACAGTTCTCCCTGACCAGCAACCGGGGATGTTACGGCGCGTGCAGCTTCTGCGCCATCTCCAGCCACCAAGGCCGGATGATCCAGACGCGCAGCATCCCTTCTCTGGTGGAAGAAGCCAAGCACATGGCTTCCCATCCCGGCTTCAAGGGCTACATCCACGACGTGGGGGGACCCACGGCCAATTTCCAGGGAAGGGCGTGCGACAAGCAGGCCATCGCCGGCCCCTGTCCGGCCAAGGAATGCCTCTGGCCGAACCCCTGCCCCAACCTGAAGGACAGCCACGCCCACTACCTTGACGTCCTGGATGCCATCGAGGCGGTTCCTGGGGTGAAGAAGGTGTTCATCCGAAGCGGCATCCGCTACGACTATCTGATGAGCGTCGCCTCCCCTGAGGTGCGCGCCCGCTTTCTCAGCCACATCGTCGGGCACAACATCAGCGGACAACTGAAGATCGCGCCGGAGCACATCCTGCCGGAAGTGCTGGACGCCATGGGAAAACCCCAGGTGGAGCAGTACGAAGCCTTCTGCGACGCCTACGCCGACGAGAACCACCGACAGGGACGCAAACAGTATCTGATCCCGTACTTCATCGCCGCCCATCCGGGCAGCACGCTGAAGGACGCCGTCCTGCTTGCGTTGTATCTGCACCAGCACCACTTCGTCCCCGACCAAGTACAGGAGTTCTACCCCACCCCGGGAACGGTCTCCACGACGATGTACTACACCGGGCTTGACCCACGGCCCGGCAAACGCTTCGCCCCGATCTACGTGCCCAAAGGACGGGAGCGGACGCTGCAACGCGCCTTGTTGCAGTATGACCGTCCGGAAAACCGCATGCTGGTCAGGGAAGCGCTCCGCCAATGCGGGATGCAGGACGCGGAAAGGATTCTGTTCTCCCATGGCCGTTGA
- a CDS encoding aminoacyl-histidine dipeptidase, with product MQTTIEQLKQKNLWKYFLELEQIPRESGNEEGVRRWLLSWAKEHGLQAFADETGNVIIRKDATKGYEHHSPVALQGHMDMVCVKRPGSTHDFTKDPIDVMVDGDWLCAKDTSLGGDDGIAIAIALDVLSDPSVQHGPLEAIFTISEETGMNGAFGIKEKDIRSRKLLNLDSEDEGILYIGCAGGKEVEGTLDCNMETIPLDWNAYRLDVSGLLGGHSGGEIHKQRANAIKLAARLLVQQKHLMIFSIQGGTKRNVIPSSCEVGFAVPEEEEKSLTENMANLQEALKTEYRNNDPSIKLTLEKTERPRAAASTKTSKQFIRSLFLAPHGVYAYETSEELKGIVETSSNLAIVSTDGKQFKVVTSHRSSVISRRDLVAELCGEALLSGGMKVTYTGAYPAWLPNPDSPLAHFCAQAYHEYTGKEMKVTAIHAGLECGLINDTVKGMDSVSFGPQMRDIHSVDEHLSISSSERCDGFLKHLLSIIQ from the coding sequence ATGCAAACAACCATTGAGCAATTGAAACAGAAGAATCTGTGGAAGTATTTCCTGGAACTGGAGCAGATCCCCCGGGAAAGCGGAAATGAGGAAGGAGTCCGGCGTTGGCTGCTCTCCTGGGCGAAGGAGCACGGACTGCAGGCGTTCGCCGATGAGACGGGCAACGTCATCATCCGCAAGGACGCGACGAAAGGATACGAACACCACAGTCCGGTGGCCCTGCAGGGACACATGGACATGGTGTGCGTCAAACGTCCGGGAAGCACCCACGACTTCACCAAGGATCCCATCGACGTGATGGTGGACGGAGACTGGCTCTGCGCCAAGGACACTTCGCTGGGAGGTGATGACGGCATCGCCATCGCCATCGCGCTGGACGTCCTGTCCGATCCCTCGGTGCAGCACGGCCCGCTGGAAGCGATCTTCACCATCAGCGAGGAGACCGGCATGAACGGCGCCTTCGGCATCAAGGAAAAAGACATCCGCAGCAGGAAACTGCTCAACCTGGACAGCGAGGATGAAGGAATCCTGTACATCGGCTGCGCCGGTGGCAAAGAGGTGGAAGGAACGCTGGACTGCAACATGGAGACCATTCCGTTGGACTGGAACGCCTACCGGCTGGATGTCAGCGGTCTGTTGGGCGGCCACAGCGGCGGAGAGATCCACAAGCAGCGGGCCAACGCCATCAAGCTTGCGGCCCGCCTGCTCGTCCAGCAGAAGCACCTGATGATCTTCTCCATCCAGGGTGGCACCAAGCGCAACGTCATCCCCTCTTCCTGCGAGGTCGGCTTCGCCGTACCGGAAGAAGAGGAGAAGTCGCTCACCGAGAACATGGCCAACCTGCAGGAAGCCCTGAAGACGGAGTACCGGAACAACGACCCGAGCATCAAGCTCACGTTGGAGAAGACCGAACGGCCCCGCGCCGCCGCGTCGACCAAGACGTCCAAACAGTTCATCCGCTCCCTGTTCCTCGCCCCGCACGGCGTGTACGCCTACGAGACCAGCGAGGAGTTGAAAGGCATCGTGGAGACCAGCAGCAACCTGGCCATCGTCTCGACGGACGGAAAACAATTCAAGGTGGTCACCAGCCACCGCTCTTCCGTCATCTCGCGGCGGGATCTGGTGGCGGAGCTCTGCGGAGAGGCGCTCCTGTCCGGAGGCATGAAGGTGACCTACACCGGAGCGTATCCGGCATGGCTCCCCAACCCGGATTCTCCGCTGGCCCATTTCTGCGCCCAGGCGTACCACGAGTACACCGGCAAGGAGATGAAGGTCACCGCCATCCACGCCGGTTTGGAATGCGGACTGATCAACGACACGGTCAAAGGCATGGACAGCGTTTCGTTCGGACCACAGATGCGTGACATCCATTCGGTGGACGAGCATCTGTCCATCTCCTCGTCGGAGCGGTGTGACGGCTTCCTCAAGCACCTGTTGTCCATCATCCAATGA
- a CDS encoding YbaB/EbfC family nucleoid-associated protein, translating into MTNPFDLLNNMGAWQSKMQQLQDTVKNTTATGTAGAGMVQVTVNGLGNVYEVKIDPSLMTADNTHTLEVLFAAASNDAITKVQDLLKAKGSSMFMGMDQ; encoded by the coding sequence ATGACGAATCCATTTGATTTGCTGAACAACATGGGAGCGTGGCAGAGCAAGATGCAACAGCTCCAGGATACGGTGAAGAACACCACCGCCACCGGCACGGCCGGAGCGGGCATGGTGCAGGTGACGGTCAACGGACTGGGCAACGTGTATGAAGTGAAGATCGACCCGTCCCTGATGACGGCGGACAACACCCATACGCTGGAAGTGCTGTTCGCAGCGGCGAGCAACGACGCCATCACCAAAGTGCAGGATCTTCTCAAGGCGAAAGGATCCAGCATGTTCATGGGAATGGACCAATGA
- a CDS encoding gamma-glutamyl-gamma-aminobutyrate hydrolase family protein, which translates to MRRPVIGIAGVSSDTPSSSPFHAWQRIFTSQAYTTSVARSGGVPVMLPPTDDEEVIRRELSVVDGLLLQGGNDIDPSLYGEEKDPLCGETDLQQDRMLIALFHQARTMGKPILGICKGIQLVNVALGGTLYQDVSRFSPNALQHDHLKDATKPFHQVKVEQDSLLWEIFHQETLSVNSLHHQIVKDIAPSLTIAARATDGAVEAVQGNEGPFLLAVQWHPEAMMMASNDMLVLFSAFINACRI; encoded by the coding sequence ATGAGAAGACCGGTCATCGGGATTGCGGGGGTGTCGTCAGACACCCCTTCTTCAAGTCCGTTCCACGCATGGCAACGGATCTTCACCAGCCAGGCGTACACCACTTCGGTGGCGCGCTCTGGCGGTGTGCCGGTCATGCTGCCTCCCACCGACGACGAGGAAGTCATCCGGCGGGAGCTGTCCGTGGTGGACGGCCTTCTGCTGCAGGGCGGAAATGACATCGACCCATCGCTGTACGGCGAGGAGAAGGATCCGCTGTGCGGCGAAACCGATCTTCAGCAGGACCGGATGCTGATCGCCTTGTTCCATCAGGCAAGAACCATGGGAAAACCCATTCTGGGAATCTGCAAAGGCATCCAGCTGGTCAACGTCGCGTTGGGCGGCACGTTGTACCAGGATGTCTCCCGCTTCTCCCCCAACGCCCTGCAGCATGACCACCTCAAGGACGCGACGAAGCCGTTCCACCAGGTAAAGGTGGAACAGGATTCCCTCCTCTGGGAAATCTTTCATCAGGAAACACTTTCGGTGAACAGCCTGCACCACCAGATCGTAAAGGACATCGCCCCATCCCTGACCATTGCGGCCCGGGCGACGGATGGCGCCGTGGAAGCGGTACAGGGGAACGAAGGACCGTTCCTGTTGGCCGTCCAATGGCATCCCGAAGCGATGATGATGGCCTCAAACGACATGCTTGTGCTGTTTTCCGCCTTCATCAACGCCTGCAGGATATGA
- a CDS encoding TerB family tellurite resistance protein has protein sequence MGFVFGGPLGMVAGIAFGHLFDKADEFEHTSRPASRVQGTHETTQMMFFVGAFSMVARVAQADGEVTMSERQAIERFIDERLGMGPSEHAAAMRVFDAALSGGGTFDQFAAQFYENFSSSSGLLQLMIEFFYQVAAADGAINTSEDALIRRVAQLFHLPDYVVDAIRRRYGGASADEHAYSVLNLSPSATDEEVKKAYRKMCIEFHPDTLASKGMGEEFQKAAEEKFQEIQQAYETIKKDRGMKA, from the coding sequence TTGGGGTTCGTATTCGGCGGACCACTGGGGATGGTCGCGGGCATCGCCTTCGGCCATCTGTTCGACAAGGCGGACGAGTTCGAGCATACCAGCCGGCCGGCTTCCCGGGTGCAGGGCACCCACGAAACCACCCAGATGATGTTCTTCGTCGGCGCGTTCTCCATGGTGGCGCGTGTCGCCCAGGCGGACGGCGAGGTGACGATGAGCGAACGGCAGGCCATCGAACGGTTCATCGACGAGCGGCTGGGCATGGGGCCGAGCGAGCATGCCGCGGCGATGCGGGTGTTCGACGCCGCGCTCTCCGGAGGCGGAACGTTCGACCAGTTCGCCGCCCAGTTCTATGAGAACTTCTCTTCGTCTTCCGGACTGTTGCAGCTGATGATCGAGTTCTTCTACCAGGTGGCTGCGGCCGATGGGGCGATCAACACCAGCGAAGACGCCCTGATCCGCAGGGTAGCCCAGCTGTTCCATCTTCCTGACTATGTGGTGGATGCCATCCGCCGCCGTTACGGCGGTGCGAGTGCCGATGAGCACGCCTATTCCGTCCTGAACCTGTCTCCTTCCGCGACGGATGAAGAGGTGAAGAAGGCGTACCGGAAGATGTGCATCGAGTTCCATCCGGATACGCTCGCCTCCAAAGGAATGGGGGAGGAATTCCAGAAAGCCGCTGAGGAGAAATTCCAGGAAATCCAGCAGGCGTATGAGACGATCAAGAAGGATCGAGGGATGAAAGCGTAA
- a CDS encoding gluconate 5-dehydrogenase gives MDFTQKFSLKGKIAWVTGASYGIGFAIATAFSQAGATIVFNDLNQEKVDKGLASYKAEGIDAHGYVCNVTDEDDVKATVEKITKEVGVIDILVNNAGIIKRIPMLEMSAADFRAVIDVDLNAPFIVSKAVLPGMIAKGHGKIINICSMMSELGRETVSAYAAAKGGLKMLTRNICSEYGDKNIQCNGIGPGYIATPQTAPLRERQPDGSRHPFDAFIVAKTPAGRWGTPEDLKGPAVFLASEASDFVNGHILYVDGGILAYIGKQPS, from the coding sequence ATGGACTTTACACAGAAGTTTTCATTGAAAGGAAAGATTGCATGGGTCACCGGTGCGTCATACGGCATCGGGTTTGCCATCGCCACCGCCTTCTCTCAGGCCGGTGCTACGATTGTATTCAACGATCTCAACCAGGAGAAAGTGGATAAAGGGCTTGCTTCCTACAAGGCTGAGGGTATCGACGCCCACGGGTATGTGTGCAACGTGACGGATGAGGATGACGTGAAGGCTACGGTGGAGAAGATCACCAAGGAAGTCGGCGTCATCGATATTCTGGTCAACAACGCAGGCATCATCAAGAGGATCCCGATGCTGGAGATGAGCGCCGCTGATTTCCGCGCCGTGATCGATGTCGATCTCAACGCGCCGTTCATCGTCAGCAAGGCGGTGCTTCCCGGCATGATCGCCAAGGGGCATGGAAAGATCATCAACATCTGCTCCATGATGAGCGAGCTTGGCCGTGAGACGGTCAGTGCCTACGCCGCAGCCAAGGGTGGCTTGAAGATGCTGACCCGGAACATCTGTTCCGAGTACGGCGACAAGAACATCCAGTGCAACGGCATCGGACCTGGTTACATCGCCACTCCGCAGACCGCGCCGCTTCGCGAGCGCCAGCCGGATGGTTCCCGCCATCCGTTTGATGCGTTCATCGTCGCCAAGACCCCGGCCGGCAGATGGGGCACTCCGGAGGATCTGAAAGGACCCGCCGTGTTCCTGGCCTCTGAGGCTTCCGACTTCGTCAACGGACACATCCTGTACGTCGACGGCGGTATTCTCGCCTACATCGGCAAGCAGCCTTCATGA
- the recR gene encoding recombination mediator RecR yields MTDLENLAKQLSRLPGIGPKSAQRIAYFLIKSDKEFNRILADEIATIQEKVFPCSICGAYTETDPCPICSDPNRDRTQLCIVEQPQDVVTIQNSGAYNGLYFVLGGAISPLDGIGPEKLNFPKLVKRIDEGIIREVIIATNPTEEGDTTALYIRQVLKDKPNLSVSRLASGIPIGGDLEYADRITLARSLRGRIKF; encoded by the coding sequence ATGACCGATCTGGAGAACCTGGCCAAACAGCTCTCCCGGCTTCCTGGCATCGGGCCGAAAAGCGCCCAGCGGATCGCCTACTTTCTGATCAAAAGCGACAAGGAGTTCAACCGTATCCTCGCCGATGAGATCGCCACCATCCAGGAGAAGGTGTTCCCCTGCTCCATCTGTGGCGCCTATACGGAAACCGACCCCTGCCCGATCTGCAGCGATCCCAACCGGGACCGCACCCAGCTGTGCATCGTCGAGCAACCGCAGGATGTGGTGACCATCCAGAACAGCGGAGCGTACAACGGCCTGTACTTCGTGCTGGGAGGAGCCATCAGCCCATTGGATGGCATCGGACCGGAGAAACTGAACTTCCCCAAGCTGGTCAAACGGATCGATGAAGGCATCATCCGGGAGGTGATCATCGCCACCAACCCCACCGAGGAAGGTGACACCACCGCCCTGTACATCCGGCAGGTGCTGAAGGACAAGCCGAACCTTTCCGTCTCCCGGCTTGCCAGCGGCATCCCCATCGGAGGGGACCTGGAGTACGCCGACCGGATCACCCTTGCCAGGTCACTCAGGGGAAGGATCAAGTTCTAA
- a CDS encoding MATE family efflux transporter, giving the protein MAVDSTFSRKMASIAIPVVLQNLLVNSLTFVDTLMIGQLGSEAIAAVGLANQISFLINLFYFGTCTGASIFIAQFYGARNHKGIQNVMALGLLTCFIGSVVFTILAMAAPKAVMHIFTQDPVVVEMGSTYLFFIGPSFLCLAFVQIHAVGLRTTGRADLPLKTSLVSLGTDVVLNYLLIFGIGPFPQLGVKGAAIATLISRILEMVLMFRFTYPDKSPCAIQSAEAFRFSRTFLSKVIPTCIPVICNEFFWALGMSTYKVAYSRLGMDTIAAVNVNESVSNMFFTVMFGVASSALVMIGQKIGEKMYDEARVYCRRFSLIAVLAGAVMGGLQALCAPLFVGMFNVDGAVAQAARYCLYVSSAVFPLRSYDTTLIVGILRSGGDTRFSMLNELSAVWLIGIPMAFLGSVFFAWPIWWVYLLVSLEEVAKGLVGFFRVKSGKWLNDLSQTA; this is encoded by the coding sequence ATGGCCGTTGATTCCACCTTCTCCCGCAAAATGGCCTCCATCGCCATTCCGGTGGTGTTGCAGAACCTCCTGGTCAACAGCCTGACGTTCGTCGATACGTTGATGATCGGGCAACTGGGGTCGGAGGCCATCGCCGCCGTGGGGCTGGCCAACCAGATCTCGTTTTTGATCAACCTGTTCTACTTCGGCACCTGCACCGGGGCTTCGATCTTCATCGCCCAGTTCTACGGGGCGCGCAACCACAAAGGCATCCAGAACGTAATGGCCCTGGGCCTTCTTACCTGCTTCATTGGCTCGGTGGTCTTCACCATCCTGGCCATGGCGGCCCCCAAAGCGGTGATGCACATCTTCACCCAGGACCCCGTCGTGGTGGAGATGGGAAGCACCTACCTGTTTTTCATCGGTCCGAGCTTTCTCTGCCTGGCGTTCGTCCAGATCCATGCCGTGGGACTAAGGACGACCGGAAGGGCAGACCTGCCGCTGAAGACTTCCCTTGTTTCGCTCGGCACCGACGTGGTGCTGAACTACCTGTTGATCTTCGGTATCGGGCCGTTCCCCCAATTGGGCGTCAAGGGCGCGGCCATCGCCACGCTGATCAGCAGGATCCTGGAGATGGTGTTGATGTTCCGCTTCACCTATCCGGACAAAAGCCCCTGCGCCATCCAAAGCGCCGAGGCGTTCCGCTTCTCCCGTACATTCCTGTCCAAGGTGATCCCCACCTGCATTCCGGTGATCTGCAACGAATTCTTCTGGGCCCTAGGCATGTCCACCTACAAGGTGGCGTATTCCCGTCTGGGAATGGATACCATCGCCGCGGTGAACGTCAACGAATCGGTCTCCAACATGTTCTTCACCGTGATGTTCGGCGTCGCCTCCAGCGCCCTGGTGATGATCGGACAGAAGATCGGGGAGAAGATGTACGACGAAGCAAGGGTGTACTGCCGTCGTTTCTCTCTGATCGCCGTACTCGCCGGAGCGGTGATGGGCGGCTTGCAGGCGCTCTGCGCCCCGCTGTTCGTCGGCATGTTCAATGTGGACGGCGCCGTCGCCCAGGCGGCCCGGTACTGCCTGTACGTCTCATCGGCGGTCTTTCCGCTGCGCAGCTACGACACCACGTTGATCGTCGGCATCCTCCGCTCGGGCGGCGACACCCGCTTCTCCATGCTGAACGAACTGTCCGCCGTCTGGTTGATCGGCATTCCGATGGCGTTCCTGGGTTCCGTGTTCTTTGCCTGGCCCATCTGGTGGGTGTACCTGTTGGTCAGCCTTGAGGAAGTGGCCAAAGGCCTCGTCGGATTCTTCCGGGTGAAGAGCGGCAAATGGCTGAATGACCTGTCCCAGACCGCATGA